The Ovis aries strain OAR_USU_Benz2616 breed Rambouillet chromosome 6, ARS-UI_Ramb_v3.0, whole genome shotgun sequence DNA segment AACTCCTACCTTAGAATGGCAGCAGAGTTCTCAGGAATCAAAATTCCTGTCCACCTTGCCTACCAAAAAGCTGTATCAGGTGCTTCTGGTGGGTGCCCGCCAGGGTTTTGCATGAAAGCTCCAAATGATTAAACAACCAAATAACAAtgtgtttcttcctttcccccaCCCTGTTGCTGTTCCCTGATTATCCTTTTGGTGCATGTCTGCTGAATAAAGTTGTGGCTCAAGTCTTTGTTCATTGCCTATAAGCTAAGTCAACAAACATTGCTGGATCTATTATGTTAGAGGCATTTTGCAAGATATTGGTGATTGAGCCTGACTGACCTGGTGTCTGCTCTCAAGGCATGAGAGCAGCTGTTGTCACATCTCCCATCCTCATATCTGTCAGAATTTACCTGTCTAGTTAGCACCAGGAACTTTCTGCTGCCAGTATCTGCATCTCGGTGCCTGGAAAACCATGATACTCTAGAAGGCCTTCTCAAGGATAGATTGGAAATACTTGGAAATTGACACCTCTCCTAGTGTTCTCAGCTTATGTAAAAGCCATAGCTCCTTCACTCTCCAAATTTGATAATTCAGAAAAACATGCTTTACATGGTTTAACTGATATACCACTGATTACCtaccttccttttcttccctaaaTCCCTTTTCCACTCCTCTTTGTCCCTGTACCTCTCAAACAAACTGCACTAAAATCCAGGGTCTACTTCTAGGGGAACCCAAATAAAACAGGTATTTTCAGGCTAACGATGGAGATGCAGagaaaaatacataattataaaatatttcactaaGGTACTGAGAGATAAGCACAGAGATTGCAAGAACACAGAGAAAGGtcatggctattttttttttttaataaagctaaCTGCTTTATCAGACAAGCATCATTGAAAATAATCTCACCCGTTGGTTTTCTACAGGTTCACTGGTATCTACGTTCTCATTCTCCTGtgctttttctctttgctcttcaTGTTCGGTGTGATAGTAAATGGACTGAGCTCTTTCATTCTCCAGGAACTCCTCGCTTGGGATGAAGTAGTCCTCACTTGCATTGTGTCTGGGGCCATGATCGCTGTTATCCTTGGCCCCATGATTTCTGGCCATGGCATTAACACCATCAGTAGGCTCCACCAATAGAGGCTCAGAAAGGGTCTTTTTATCCATCTCCTCGTGGTTGCTGATAACTTCAGGGCCAGGCTTTCCTTCTTGGCTCTGccattctgtatcttgactggGCTTATCGATTTTTGATGCAGTTTCTTCTTCCATTTCCGCCttgctgttttcctctttttgttcTCGGCTACCCTGTTCAAGTTCCTCTTTCTGCATCTTGCTTTCTTGAGTTGGTTGATAAGACTCTTCCAAAACAGTATCCGATTGGGTACTGTCTTCTTCCTGCTCGTTGTTAGAAGGCTCCTTGGGAAGCTCTGTCTCCCGTTCTTCTTCATCACTGTGGGTACCCACTTCACCtggctctctccctccttcctcttctccattTGTGTCCTTATCTTGGTTTCCTTGATCACTTGGGTCTTGACTGTTCAACTGAGGATGAGAGGCATCTACAGGTTGTTCttggttttcctctgtttttgtGATGCGTTCTTGTTGGTTAGAATCTACAATGGAACTAACATCACGAGCAAGGAAGCTCTCTGGGAGTTTCTCCTTTTGAGGTTCACTCATGTCTTCTTTTAGGTCCAATGTGCCTTCAGTTGGTGAATACTCCAAATTCTCAGTTAAGtcactttcagttttctcttGGTCCTGCAATCCCAGATTTTGGTTGTAACTCTCTTCCTGATCCGCTGACTGATCATGGTTTTCCTCCTCTGACTTTAGCACTGAAGATTTTTCaggctgaaaaaaaaagtttattcttaAAACAAATGATAATATTAATCTATGTCATATTTGCAATTCATAAGCAAGATTGAAtagttattattctttttcttcacacAATGTCTTATAAActtatttatgatgtttttcacATTTAGCAACTATGAGTTTAACCTGAATTTGACTTTTGTGAAATATAAGAATTATGTACCACTTCAGCCCAAGAAGTAAAACTCATTAATCCTCACAATTCTTTTAGAGATTGGAGGCAGTTGATATgatcattatcttttaaaaaaaaaaacttttcattttatattggagtacagccaattaacaatgttgggatagtttcaggtggacagcaaaggcaCTCAGTCTTACATATTCATGTATTTCTATGATcatcatcttaaaaaaattaaacttagaGTGAATAAGGTATTCTGTTTAACCATGCTTTAAAATTGAGGCCTTTGGAGACTTAAAAAATTGTACTAGTACACCTGTATTCCTTTTACCTTATGATGGGAATGGTCTTCTATGGATGTTgcagtttccttttcattttctgcatcTTCAGCCTCTACAAGGGGGATTGCAGTGTGTTCAGATGTTTCAGCCTCTTGGAAGGAACTCAAGGAGTCAGCAGTTGGGTTGGAATGATCAGATAGGAACCTTGCttgtgtctgaaaaaaaaaaaattaaacactgatTTGTGTTATTCATGCCTAGATGTTAATGCTTAcaatttctagttattttttcTTGTCATCATTGTTAGTAGTAATATATTTCATTTGTAACATCAGCAAAAAGATACTCtctagaatttttaaagatataagcaAATAGTCAGAATATAATCTTAAGTGATAAAAAAATCCCAGTCATGATTAAGAAAAAGTTATAATGCAGAGACTAGGGGAAAATAGGGCAAAATAATCTCAAGAATAGCAACTTTTGACTTTtggaattattttcaaattatttccaaaataattttggCATTATTTCAAACTTTTACAAAGCATTTAAACTTCATGATTTTGAAAACTCTTTAGCATACAGTCAGATTGAAGTCAGATTAATCATAGGTTATCATTGCATTGAATATTTTCTTAAGTTAATTTATAAGTGCTCACTGATAATTAGCAGAAAAAGTTATAAATCCTTTattctgtatttatatattttcctaacACTATCAGTCTTATATCCATTGAGAAATCATGtataatagtaaaaaataatttaatcttgAACTAATTAATGAACTATATGAAACAGGACACCAGGTCTACTAGGGTTGAATAGCTATCGAATATTGTTTCCTCTAGAGGAATGGTTCTATTTCTAGCAAGATTGGAGGCACAGATGAAGAGTTGGGCAGTGAGGCTTGATGGAAAAGTCAAACAATTGGACATAGAGCCAAGAGACCTTCAAGTTTTGACTGTGCTATTTACTATCTGTTGGTGGTCTGACAAATTGTTTATCTCTACTTTCTCATCTCTAAAGGTGCAATGAGAAGAAATATCGAGATAAGGCTAAGTATAtaacacattttctgaattttaaagggATAATCCAAGTGAAAAATTACTATAGCCAGTAGTAATATCCTACAGTGGTAATAATATGAACTGTCTGGTATCTTAGGCAGGTATTTATCACAGATCTTTGTTAGAGAGATATTGTGGACACTCAGATGTCAGGCAGGTCCAAAACTCAGATTTTATTTGGTTTGACTGGTCTACTCCATTAGCAAGTCCTATATTGTTTATTgtataatataaagaaatatatagtgTATGAGGTTTTTAAAGATGTGGCTTCCTCTCTTGCTTATTATCTTTTCAACTAAAAGGAATGATCATATTTGAATCAAGTATCCAGAAAAAccgtttttaaaaaagatcttttatgtggaccatttttaaaagtctctattaaatttctgttttgtgttttggtttttcggCCGCAAGTCATGTGAgttcttagctccctgaccaggaattgagcctgtaccccctgcactggaaggcaaagtcttaaatGCGTGGTGCTGGTGATTTCATTGCAAAGTAGTGTCCagttcttgcaaccccatggactgtagcccaccaggctcctctgtccatgggattttctcaggtaagaatactggaatgggttgccattcccttttccaggggatcttccagaccatgggatcaaacccgggtctcctgcattgcaggcggattctttactgattgagccaccagggaaggccctccaGAAAAGCCCTCAGAGGAATGTGGAAAGAGAGCGGTGGCCGGTTTGGCCTGATGGATGACAGTGGTGGCTGGGGATCTTGGCTTTGTGGACAGTTGCTCCCCTGGTCTGCGTCCTgcctcccccacaccccctcagcaagctggaagaaatgcaagaaaaacaTGACAGCTTATCTTTCAGGAATTTTCAAAGGCAAAATTCTGTTTCATCATTCTGTCCATGTGTACATTTGAAACAACATACCCTCTGGAAATCTGTGTGGAATCTCCTAACCATACAGAACCCACTGATTTCTGGAGAATTCAGGCAGGTGGAAAAAATGatacaatatttttaataggtacatcatttaaaaagatacttaGCTTTTTGCCAATGGACTGAATCTGTATTAAAACACGTTTTCCTAATAGGGAAACATCTGGAATATGTCTGTAGACAGGCGTGCCATTCAAACATTTGGTTCAAAGATACTTTTGATGCCTGTTTACATTTGTAACAACAGCTGCAAGGGCAAGAAAACAATGGTTCTGTGGGAACTTTCCTCTATGCTGAAAATAGTGATTCCACTTCGGTAATTTCAGAGGACAATGTAGAATTCCAACTGGAGTAGCTCCTTGCTACTTAAGCACGATTCTCAGGGGTGGTCACAAATTCTGTTTTCTAAGAACTATTGGTCCGGGTGGCATGGCACAGATGGCAACCAGAAGCTATCCAAAAAGCAAGGACAGAATCTTGGATGCAatagagagggagggaagggacaaGAGATAAAGGGCTTTGTCTGTTTTAAGGTTGATTCCTTCATTtggtgaaaagggaaaaaaggcacAAATCCCTTAGTTTGATTAAGGATGATATAGATCTCTTGGGAGACAGCCAAATGATCATCCAAGCTATaatcaaatgaagaaacaaagacagCTTTCAGGTATTTTGAGGCTGCTGACACAGTCTCAAATGATCTGATTTCTATGAGGCTGATTTATTACAGGGTGAATGCTGGGGCCAGTATATCTGGGTGTGAAGAAAAGAATGTTTTAGTCCTGTCTGCTTTCAGCATGCTTGCTTGGATGTACCT contains these protein-coding regions:
- the SPARCL1 gene encoding SPARC-like protein 1 isoform X1 produces the protein MKTVIFFLCILGTAGAIPTQARFLSDHSNPTADSLSSFQEAETSEHTAIPLVEAEDAENEKETATSIEDHSHHKPEKSSVLKSEEENHDQSADQEESYNQNLGLQDQEKTESDLTENLEYSPTEGTLDLKEDMSEPQKEKLPESFLARDVSSIVDSNQQERITKTEENQEQPVDASHPQLNSQDPSDQGNQDKDTNGEEEGGREPGEVGTHSDEEERETELPKEPSNNEQEEDSTQSDTVLEESYQPTQESKMQKEELEQGSREQKEENSKAEMEEETASKIDKPSQDTEWQSQEGKPGPEVISNHEEMDKKTLSEPLLVEPTDGVNAMARNHGAKDNSDHGPRHNASEDYFIPSEEFLENERAQSIYYHTEHEEQREKAQENENVDTSEPVENQRAKKAESSPKDESSTEGNRRVYSVDSCMSFQCKRGHICKADQHGKPHCVCQDPASCPPTKLLDQVCGTDNQTYASSCHLFATKCSLEGTKKGHQLQLDYFGACKSIPACTDFEVTQFPLRMRDWLKNILVQLYEPNPEHSGYLNEKQRNKVKKIYLDEKRLLAGDHSIDLLLRDFKKNYHMYVYPVHWQFSELDQHPRDRVLTHSELAPLRASLVPMEHCITRFFEECDPNKDKHITLQEWGHCFEIKEGKLTISPGRGVFSSPRQALSPAVPRGVLLAVC
- the SPARCL1 gene encoding SPARC-like protein 1 isoform X2, translated to MKTVIFFLCILGTAGAIPTQARFLSDHSNPTADSLSSFQEAETSEHTAIPLVEAEDAENEKETATSIEDHSHHKPEKSSVLKSEEENHDQSADQEESYNQNLGLQDQEKTESDLTENLEYSPTEGTLDLKEDMSEPQKEKLPESFLARDVSSIVDSNQQERITKTEENQEQPVDASHPQLNSQDPSDQGNQDKDTNGEEEGGREPGEVGTHSDEEERETELPKEPSNNEQEEDSTQSDTVLEESYQPTQESKMQKEELEQGSREQKEENSKAEMEEETASKIDKPSQDTEWQSQEGKPGPEVISNHEEMDKKTLSEPLLVEPTDGVNAMARNHGAKDNSDHGPRHNASEDYFIPSEEFLENERAQSIYYHTEHEEQREKAQENENVDTSEPVENQRAKKAESSPKDESSTEGNRRVYSVDSCMSFQCKRGHICKADQHGKPHCVCQDPASCPPTKLLDQVCGTDNQTYASSCHLFATKCSLEGTKKGHQLQLDYFGACKSIPACTDFEVTQFPLRMRDWLKNILVQLYEPNPEHSGYLNEKQRNKVKKIYLDEKRLLAGDHSIDLLLRDFKKNYHMYVYPVHWQFSELDQHPRDRVLTHSELAPLRASLVPMEHCITRFFEECDPNKDKHITLQEWGHCFEIKEEDIDENLLF